A single Aspergillus puulaauensis MK2 DNA, chromosome 7, nearly complete sequence DNA region contains:
- a CDS encoding GIY-YIG nuclease family protein (COG:S;~EggNog:ENOG410PUAE;~InterPro:IPR018306;~PFAM:PF10544,PF13455): MQSLGSLTQFAHNIETDLRHLAEIVHCRHHGHDPYLGDRVEEWKAYLPVGENKINPDNSVATEIKKLFAGLTNCCAGVNRHNKPCGRKIGGRKVQNRAKTIEEIAKPEIYRDSYELGLWFMVLENYMYCNLHQSQGRKQLEAWKLETERIRGEKGSRQLVTSDKSEQVQGPGNVDLASTTGSFQGTIDSSPSKHSTAVSGNSRYPSPAEFWPETYDTTPFIVPPKANHIRNRRQSCFGVQKQLQDPLRKEHRDEGYLYAYEVEGNKGFVKIGYTTRTVEERHEEWSFDCNRLCKPIYPPVLNQNAAVPNAARVEKLCHAELKHRNTWIYCTGCLMQHKEWFEVPSSEAIAVIEKWSKWMRSHPYQPDPIGVSNPWTLRPDEVQKSKNIGHFMKHL, encoded by the coding sequence ATGCAGTCATTGGGGTCTCTTACACAGTTTGCACACAATATTGAGACTGACCTGCGTCATCTGGCGGAGATAGTGCATTGTCGTCATCACGGCCATGACCCGTATCTAGGAGATCGGGTTGAGGAGTGGAAAGCTTATCTTCCTGTGGGAGAAAACAAAATCAACCCTGATAACTCAGTGGCGACGGAAATTAAGAAGCTTTTTGCCGGATTAACAAATTGCTGCGCAGGGGTAAATCGACACAACAAACCCTGCGGTAGAAAAATCGGCGGCAGGAAGGTCCAAAACCGTGCGAAAACGATCGAGGAGATTGCTAAACCTGAGATATACCGGGACAGTTACGAGCTTGGATTATGGTTTATGGTCCTGGAAAACTACATGTACTGTAATCTGCACCAGAGCCAGGGCCGTAAACAGTTGGAAGCCTGGAAGTTGGAGACTGAAAGAATTCGGGGTGAAAAAGGGTCGAGGCAATTAGTAACCAGCGATAAAAGCGAGCAAGTCCAAGGCCCAGGCAATGTCGACTTAGCGTCTACGACAGGATCATTTCAAGGCACCATCGATTCAAGCCCGTCCAAACACAGCACAGCAGTATCGGGAAATTCGAGGTATCCGTCTCCCGCAGAGTTCTGGCCAGAGACATATGACACGACCCCCTTCATTGTTCCGCCCAAAGCCAACCATATTAGGAATCGGAGACAATCATGCTTTGGTGTCCAGAAACAATTACAAGACCCTTTAAGAAAGGAACACCGGGATGAAGGCTACCTATACGCATATGAGGTTGAGGGGAACAAAGGGTTCGTTAAGATTGGATATACCACTCGCACAGTTGAAGAGCGCCATGAAGAATGGTCATTCGACTGTAACAGGCTTTGCAAACCCATATACCCTCCCGTCTTAAATCAAAATGCTGCCGTCCCAAATGCAGCTCGTGTGGAGAAGCTATGCCACGCAGAGTTAAAGCATCGAAATACTTGGATCTACTGCACTGGCTGCCTTATGCAGCACAAAGAGTGGTTTGAGGTTCCCTCTTCAGAGGCAATCGCCGTCATTGAAAAATGGTCGAAATGGATGCGATCCCACCCATATCAGCCAGACCCGATTGGTGTCTCGAACCCATGGACCCTTCGACCGGACGAAGTACAGAAGTCGAAAAACATTGGCCATTTCATGAAACACCTCTAA
- a CDS encoding nucleic acid/nucleotide deaminase domain-containing protein (COG:S;~EggNog:ENOG410PXF7;~InterPro:IPR027796;~PFAM:PF14441), which produces MPAHGDVIENDPADVRNFYEMVCFTHSLSLVRGERIKPASSVEGDGFEVAKCRRDFADAIAYFCAYTADPGKVTAVALGRIDKMVVVWVASNATVSARVLEFLDKCVLNMVQRLAASKEGQLPSGKHEPVAGLLVEILQFTKQKIFKYYKSAIAIWNKICKSGNPDIKTNADLSMFCGWLERTLYKSGVMLEESDMPDLAINCYVAHTNKTFAILRHHSNQGNERRLDYERLYKLLGKLGKHVWLFKRMIHAIDALRRDFREGFLVKHISASTGKPNSFPNFNEKSMKKVVVRIFNKEHERDEFYHHLNRFYDKDNLSGRLQQCKKAGLRVHAEILLIDYFDRTDVTFLNNDDKYIGCSKPACYLCYHYIRKHPANYTLPPTHQKLYYAWCLPTVRANDRNCTDKIARHKRFLTEITENLRSDLRNEVTRQVAPRNYHADSTAGASSITGTGRADATQKISDHRIGTLIRLLDEARIGVQTGADLQDEDGGVLLHC; this is translated from the exons ATGCCTGCCCACGGGGATGTGATAGAAAACGACCCTGCTGATGTTAGGAACTTTTACGAAATGGTTTGCTTCACCCATTCTCTAAGTCTTGTGAGGGGGGAAAGGATCAAGCCAGCTTCTTCTGTTGAAGGCGACGGATTCGAAGTTGCAAAATGCCGGCGAGATTTTGCGGACGCAATCGCGTATTTTTGCGCATATACTGCGGATCCTGGTAAGGTTACTGCTGTGGCTCTGGGGAGAATAGATAAAATGGTCGTTGTTTGGGTTGCGAGCAACGCTACCGTTTCTGCACGTGTGTTGGAATTTTTGGATAAATGCGTGCTCAATATGGTGCAGAGGCTGGCAGCATCTAAGGAAGGACAGCTACCTTCAGGCAAACATGAACCTGTTGCCGGGCTCTTGGTTGAAATATTACAGTTTACCAAGCAGAAAATATTCAAGTACTACAAATCCGCCATTGCAATATGGAACAAGATTTGCAAATCTGGGAATCCTGACA TCAAGACAAATGCTGATCTAAGTATGTTTTGCGGATGGCTGGAGCGGACACTATACAAGAGCGGCGTCATGCTAGAGGAATCCGACATGCCTGACCTTGCTATCAATTGTTATGTGGCACATACGAACAAGACATTCGCAATCCTCAGGCATCATTCGAACCAGGGCAATGAAAGAAGACTTGACTACGAGCGGCTATATAAGTTGCTCGGCAAGCTAGGCAAACACGTTTGGCTCTTCAAAAGAATGATTCACGCCATTGACGCTCTACGTCGTGACTTCCGCGAAGGATTTCTAGTGAAGCATATTTCTGCATCCACTGGAAAACCTAACTCTTTTCCAAACTTTAACGAAAAGTCTATgaagaaggttgttgttcgtatttttaataaagagCATGAAAGAGATGAGTTTTACCATCATCTCAACCGATTCTATGACAAGGATAACTTGTCTGGCCGCCTGCAGCAGTGCAAAAAAGCTGGACTCCGAGTCCATGCAGAGATCTTATTGATCGATTACTTCGACAGGACTGATGTGACATTTCTGAATAACGACGACAAGTATATTGGCTGTAGCAAACCGGCATGCTACCTATGCTATCATTATATACGAAAACACCCGGCTAACTATACACTGCCTCCGACTCACCAAAAGTTATACTATGCTTGGTGTCTACCTACCGTACGAGCGAACGACCGCAATTGTACTGATAAAATCGCTCGCCACAAGCGGTTCCTTACTGAAATCACAGAGAATCTTCGGTCCGATCTTCGAAATGAGGTGACGCGGCAGGTAGCCCCAAGAAATTATCATGCAGACTCGACAGCAGGAGCAAGTTCGATAACCGGTACCGGTAGAGCAGACGCGACACAGAAAATCTCTGACCACCGTATAGGCACTTTAATACGATTGCTAGACGAAG CACGAATCGGTGTTCAGACGGGCGCTGACCTTCAAGACGAAGATGGGGGTGTTTTGCTTCACTGCTGA
- a CDS encoding nucleic acid/nucleotide deaminase domain-containing protein (COG:S;~EggNog:ENOG410PXF7;~InterPro:IPR027796;~PFAM:PF14441) → MQKAMTSGTQYDTHKPNELRRLYEPLGVLHELTTKDATKPRSIFSTSSQAISITQRRRDFVDAIAFLGAYEKECEIAVAVEQRPDGLIVRVAGTGDIDGIVVPFLNNLLDLLSTTLRLRKDEIQGREKEISFDFLSDIALDFASKKVYGHYMKLLHHIAPVCFADMERGPNDANTGSLDFKVWFQENFYKNGAPLSQEHMKLIAKECFKARQSILLDPLRNFTYQGHEHVTYFEKFYKQLRKLSLTMDMTSQLLESAISLRQDFTNDLVAESIPSSPRLPIPLLQRKLTMEGIANRISSDSSKRDDLLRKLQLTAPSGLIQALSHYSQKGFTEVHPELLVINYFDALSDGRLIDERDKYIGCTKPSCYLCHLFISYHPARYSMIRSNSRICLNWRLPDISHREGNAMARAKDQKSVLRKLIDTIRADLEEKVNNDWISQSRSTESESEWALPVEDDTINYSSPLSSPESPPGCPAAFTDVPILEISTTLDEASGGSNSSDEDTRDEVVFKGRCRF, encoded by the exons ATGCAGAAAGCAATGACATCCGGAACCCAATATGACACCCACAAGCCAAACGAGCTACGTCGTCTTTATGAGCCCCTTGGGGTTCTGCACGAATTAACTACGAAGGACGCAACGAAACCGCGCTCTATTTTCTCGACGAGCTCTCAAGCGATCAGCATCACGCAACGCCGCCGAGATTTTGTTGATGCAATTGCCTTTCTCGGAGCTTATGAAAAGGAATGTGAGATCGCTGTTGCTGTAGAACAGCGTCCAGATGGACTTATCGTTCGAGTTGCAGGCACTGGCGATATTGATGGAATTGTTGTTCCATTTCTCAACAATCTCCTAGACCTATTATCAACCACCTTGAGGCTACGAAAAGACGAGATTCAAGGCCGCGAAAAGGAAATATCCTTCGATTTTCTCTCAGACATCGCGCTCGATTTTGCCTCAAAGAAAGTTTATGGTCACTACATGAAATTGTTGCACCATATCGCTCCGGTATGCTTCGCTGATATGGAAAGAGGGCCAAATG ACGCGAACACGGGCTCTCTTGACTTCAAGGTTTGGTTTCAGGAGAACTTCTACAAAAATGGCGCGCCTTTGTCCCAGGAGCACATGAAGCTTATAGCAAAGGAATGTTTCAAGGCGCGGCAGTCTATACTGTTAGACCCCCTGAGAAATTTTACATATCAAGGACATGAACACGTTACCTATTTTGAGAAGTTTTATAAACAGCTTCGAAAATTGAGTCTGACTATGGACATGACCTCTCAACTCCTTGAGTCTGCTATCTCTCTACGTCAAGATTTCACAAATGACCTTGTAGCGGAGAGCATACCGTCCTCCCCGCGCTTGCCGAtcccccttcttcaacgcaAGCTCACCATGGAGGGCATCGCAAATAGAATCTCCTCCGACTCATCAAAAAGAGATGACCTCCTCCGGAAGCTCCAGCTGACGGCGCCATCAGGACTGATCCAAGCCCTATCGCACTATTCACAGAAGGGCTTTACTGAAGTCCATCCCGAGCTTCTCGTGATAAACTACTTTGACGCACTTTCGGACGGCCGCTTGATTGACGAACGTGACAAATATATTGGCTGTACGAAGCCAAGTTGTTATCTATGCCATCTCTTCATTTCGTACCATCCCGCGAGATATTCTATGATACGTTCCAACTCTAGGATTTGTTTAAATTGGCGCCTACCAGACATCTCTCACAGAGAAGGAAATGCGATGGCCCGTGCCAAAGATCAGAAGTCCGTCCTCCGGAAGCTGATTGATACTATCCGAGCtgacctggaggagaaagtgaACAATGACTGGATTTCACAATCTCGTTCcacagaatcagaatcagagtGGGCGCTACCTGTCGAAGACGATACTATCAATTACAGCTCGCCACTATCCAGTCCAGAATCACCACCTGGCTGTCCAGCCGCCTTTACCGACGTACCTATACTAGAGATTAGTACGACTTTGGATGAGGCATCTGGTGGGAGCAACAGCAGTGATGAAGATACAAGGGACGAGGTTGTATTCAAGGGCCGATGTCGGTTCTAG
- the DCL2_1 gene encoding dicer-like protein 2 (COG:A;~EggNog:ENOG410PI6K;~InterPro:IPR000999,IPR038248,IPR005034,IPR036389, IPR027417,IPR001650;~PFAM:PF03368,PF00271,PF00636;~go_function: GO:0004525 - ribonuclease III activity [Evidence IEA];~go_function: GO:0016891 - endoribonuclease activity, producing 5'-phosphomonoesters [Evidence IEA];~go_process: GO:0006396 - RNA processing [Evidence IEA]) → MLAYNEKFRGIVFVKERSTVVALKSVIENYPPAKGLFRCGTFVGLSNCWGSSRFDIIGPRQQAESLIKFRTGYLNLIIATNALEEGIDVPACNTVVSFDRPETLISFIQRRGRARQKHSVFINIVGDTDSENALMQFQGDEAELIKVYQDENRKEEDLEKRNEKYNDEHLYFRVERTGAQITLHESVSNLYNFCSSIPCRGYVANRPCFIYQSNDIGLIQATVQLPRSLDPSLHRISGSRWWSRKQLAKEDAALQAYIALFNAQLVNDHLIPSQPEDLLGQSFPRKSRYEIPPQYSPWANAAGLWNSDSGLFYHQLRISRPGESDTALLMVIPICIPFEIRFPLFIRRGITYTAIIEAGRAAIMQDISIGRRVTRLILSSAFRRRLPSDRDDFINMFVRDLDHTKLERFLIDLSGTTSLVDTLKEGVSSSSLGLLRSTEAVSLPRIIKSLPPPMHARTITTVQNIDTYPFSWRCNFLRPFRTEKRPLVETESSSTSPDGKVLLSLEHFVVDRLPYQYAEAARFIPSINFEVGVYLIAERLRREFFAGISFRRMDLLATALRPSCTESQTTLRTLAFFGDSILRFIVSDQLFLHHPHWHEGLLSKLKDAILSDSALAHAAVSRGLAKFLVTESFNGKRWKPSFILDFVHEKLNRKDIGAATLSDMAKAIIGASYLSDGLGEASECASRIFPRIKSWRESSLHDGDYMETRPQGIRFTAEWERLECLLGHSFRDKSLLVEAMTHPSYIGSYQTTSYGRLAFLGSSVLDMVAVNHLHRQHDDMTTARLQSLKAAVTNNRILTFFCMGFENECQREDVNTDDKNNIHTTLKRYSLNMRDFLQSHDQDLPRQLSSSISSKRFHRLQKALQIDGNYPWIKLADFAPSSSPLSDIVQSCFGAIYIDTRGGLHDCKRLAQRLGIISLLDNLIERNVATDHPKKILCSLRPKAKISYHFVKDDDRMSQCRVLVDGSEVVTVKGSKSRAAMVVYAANAASCHLSNMDSLGKDAGAADGRPTVSLGL, encoded by the exons ATGCTAGCATACAACGAGAAATTCCGTGGTATAGTCTTTGTCAAGGAGAGGTCTACTGTGGTCGCCTTGAAATCGGTCATCGAGAATTATCCGCCGGCGAAGGGCTTATTTCGTTGTGGAACTTTTGTTGGCTTGTCTAATTGCTGGGGATCTTCGCGATTTGATATAATCGGACCTAGGCAGCAAGCTGAGAGTCTGATCAAGTTTCGCACTGGATATCTGAATCTGATTATTGCAACGAATGCTCTAGAGGAGGGCATTGACGTGCCCGCGTGTAACACCGTTGTGAGCTTCGACAGACCAGAGACTTTGATATCTTTTATCCAGCGGCGCGGCCGGGCTCGACAGAAGCACTCAGTGTTTATCAATATTGTCGGAGACACCGATAGTGAGAATGCTTTAATGCAGTTCCAGGGGGATGAAGCAGAACTCATCAAAGTATATCAGGACGAGAACAGGAAAGAGGAAGACTTGGAAAAGCGCAACGAAAAATACAATGATGAACATCTGTACTTTCGGGTGGAAAGAACAGG GGCCCAAATAACTCTGCATGAATCAGTGTCAAACTTGTACAATTTCTGCTCCAGCATCCCATGCCGGGGATATGTCGCCAATCGGCCATGTTTCATCTACCAGAGTAATGACATTGGTTTGATTCAAGCTACTGTGCAGTTACCTAGAAGCCTTGACCCTTCGCTTCACCGCATCAGCGGCTCCAGATGGTGGTCAAGAAAGCAGCTGGCAAAGGAGGATGCCGCCCTACAGGCGTATATTGCCCTGTTCAATGCGCAGCTCGTGAACGATCATCTCATCCCTAGCCAACCAGAAGATTTATTGGGGCAATCCTTTCCACGTAAATCACGTTATGAGATCCCGCCTCAATATAGTCCTTGGGCCAACGCCGCAGGGCTCTGGAATAGTGACTCGGGCCTGTTTTATCACCAGTTGAGAATCTCACGCCCCGGTGAGAGTGATACCGCGCTTCTCATGGTAATCCCAATATGCATACCATTCGAAATTCGCTTTCCTCTATTTATCAGACGCGGTATAACATACACAGCAATAATTGAAGCCGGAAGGGCGGCTATCATGCAAGATATTTCAATTGGTCGTCGGGTTACCCGCCTGATTCTTAGTTCCGCTTTTCGCAGACGCCTGCCTTCTGATCGAGACGATTTCATCAATATGTTCGTTAGAGATTTGGACCACACGAAGCTGGAACGCTTTCTTATAGATCTATCTGGAACAACCAGCTTAGTGGACACATTGAAAGAAGGggtctcatcttcttccctcgGCTTGCTGAGAAGCACAGAGGCCGTCTCTCTTCCACGGATAATCAAGtcactaccaccaccaatgCATGCTAGGACGATCACCACAGTACAGAATATAGACACGTATCCTTTTTCATGGCGCTGTAATTTCCTGCGCCCATTCCGCACCGAAAAGCGGCCCCTAGTTGAGACCGAGTCGTCATCAACTTCGCCAGACGGCAAAGTGTTATTGAGTCTTGAACATTTCGTGGTCGACAGGCTCCCCTATCAGTATGCCGAGGCTGCCCGTTTCATCCCAAGCATTAACTTCGAAGTTGGGGTCTATCTCATTGCCGAACGTTTACGACGGGAGTTTTTTGCTGGCATATCCTTTCGGAGAATGGATCTGCTGGCCACAGCGCTCAGGCCGTCATGCACAGAAAGTCAAACTACTCTCAGAACGCTGGCTTTCTTTGGTGATTCTATCTTGAGGTTCATTGTGTCGGATCAACtgtttcttcatcatcctcattgGCATGAAGGCTTACTCTCAAAACTGAAAGACGCCATATTATCTGATTCCGCGCTGGCACATGCTGCTGTTTCCCGCGGCCTGGCTAAGTTTCTGGTGACAGAAAGCTTCAACGGCAAGAGATGGAAGCCTTCTTTTATCTTAGACTTTGTTCATGAAAAGCTTAACCGAAAAGATATTGGCGCGGCTACCTTGTCGGATATGGCCAAGGCCATAATCGGCGCATCATATCTATCTGATGGACTAGGTGAAGCTTCGGAATGTGCGTCACGGATTTTTCCCAGGATAAAAAGTTGGCGCGAATCTTCCTTACATGATGGTGACTATATGGAGACACGGCCCCAGGGTATAAGATTCACTGCCGAGTGGGAGAGGTTGGAGTGCCTACTCGGCCATAGCTTTCGTGACAAGAGCCTCCTAGTGGAAGCGATGACACATCCGTCCTACATAGGCTCCTATCAGACAACATCCTATGGCAGGCTCGCGTTCCTCGGGAGTAGTGTTCTGGACATGGTGGCCGTGAATCACTTACACCGGCAACATGACGATATGACAACTGCTAGGTTGCAGTCCCTAAAGGCGGCGGTAACGAATAACAGGATTTTAACCTTCTTCTGCATGGGCTTTGAAAATGAATGCCAGCGAGAAGACGTTAACACAGATGACAAAAACAATATACACACCACGCTTAAGCGATATTCGCTGAATATGCGTGATTTCCTACAATCTCACGACCAGGACCTACCACGTCAACTCTCCAGCTCGATATCATCGAAACGTTTTCACAGGCTACAAAAAGCCTTACAAATAGATGGAAACTACCCTTGGATAAAGCTAGCAGATTTCGCACCTTCGTCATCACCCTTGTCGGATATAGTTCAGAGCTGCTTTGGAGCGATATATATCGACACCCGCGGCGGATTGCATGATTGTAAGCGTCTTGCGCAAAGACTTGGGATAATATCTCTCCTGGACAACCTAATCGAGCGAAATGTGGCTACCGACCATCCTAAGAAAATACTTTGCTCCCTACGTCCGAAGGCAAAAATCTCGTACCACTTTGTCAAAGATGATGACCGAATGTCTCAATGCCGCGTCTTGGTTGATGGTTCTGAAGTGGTAACAGTTAAGGGCTCAAAAAGCAGAGCAGCAATGGTTGTCTATGCGGCGAATGCGGCCTCATGTCATCTATCCAACATGGATTCGCTAGGAAAAGACGCTGGTGCTGCGGACGGTAGACCTACAGTGTCCTTAGGTCTGTGA
- a CDS encoding uncharacterized protein (COG:S;~EggNog:ENOG410PQAJ) — translation MTDTPTPIVSLSTMGANPKETVTYTFDPDGDVTLVLDNAPNDLPARLDDVQFNTLGGSSYLNFGSSSKILRIQASSKHLTLACPYFTRMLRSKFSEGVQLQSQGNVEIKIQESRVLPFILLMCIVHCRMRQVPTVISLSALTGMAAVVDYYECYDAVSVFSDLWIRALESQLPTTPEIKPPPFAFGQSWNYQDPTLNYLNAVNWVLISWVFYKKDIFRKMTQYLQDHSTSEITAKGLPIPPEIIDKLNRQRTTYIQRLIDDLNKLHSKVADGCAQRQGSIFYSPDPHEKCTYLVLGALTKRMMEMKLVQAPAPQSPFPGFGISKTKTSLRDTFKSPNIGNNGHEACELSSRITTMLSSYSDPVGFDIDDPDFPRRRTA, via the exons ATGACAGATACACCGACACCTATTGTATCTCTTTCGACCATGGGAGCCAATCCGAAGGAAACTGTGACTTATACTTTTGATCCAGACGGAGACGTCACTTTGGTGCTGGACAACGCCCCCAACGACCTTCCTGCTCGCTTGGATGATGTGCAATTCAACACGCTTGGCGGATCGTCGTACCTAAATTTCGGCTCAAGCTCTAAAATACTTCGGATTCAAGCCTCTTCGAAGCATCTGACCTTAGCGTGCCCTTATTTTACCCGCATGCTTCGCAGCAAGTTTAGCGAGGGCGTGCAGCTTCAATCCCAAGGCAATGTCGAGATTAAGATCCAGGAGTCAAGGGTACTGCCTTTCATACTCCTCATGTGCATCGTTCACTGCCGGATGCGTCAGGTTCCGACCGTGATATCGCTGTCAGCATTGACGGGCATGGCCGCCGTCGTCGACTACTATGAATGCTACGACGCCGTCAGTGTCTTTTCGGATCTTTGGATACGCGCGTTGGAGAGTCAACTCCCAACCACGCCGGAGATCAAACCTCCACCCTTTGCTTTTGGCCAATCTTGGAACTATCAAGACCCCACTTTGAACTATCTTAATGCTGTAAACTGGGTTTTGATATCGTGGGTTTTTTATAAGAAGGATATATTTCGGAAAATGACCCAATATCTTCAAGACCACAGTACAAGCGAGATCACAGCCAAAGGCCTACCAATCCCACCAGAAATTATAG ACAAGTTGAACAGGCAGCGGACTACCTACATCCAGCGACTGATTGACGATTTGAACAAATTACATTCCAAGGTTGCGGATGGTTGTGCTCAGAGACAGGGCTCTATCTTCTACAGCCCTGATCCGCATGAAAAATGTACGTACCTCGTCCTTGGTGCACTGACGAAaaggatgatggagatgaagctggtacaagcaccagcaccgcagaGTCCATTTCCAGGGTTTGGCATAAGTAAGACCAAGACTAGCCTTCGTGACACGTTTAAGTCACCAAATATTGGGAATAATGGTCATGAAGCGTGTGAACTATCGTCTCGCATTACTACCATGCTCAGTAGCTACTCCGACCCAGTTGGTTTTGATATTGACGACCCGGATTTTCCGAGGCGCCGCACTGCATGA
- a CDS encoding uncharacterized protein (COG:S;~EggNog:ENOG410PRK9) encodes MSSVHDLCEMPPTALPPIVAPPIRSTENVFCLDRHGDVTLEIYGLHPKLIEILLSGYLSVTRMISLPLLVGESNEEVDPQGRSVHFLLSSRHLILGSTYFAALLRSMDNECGRHIPHHRFVHRTRSNGVAFVYMLCLIHCRNHLVPNAVPYYILSDMAILVNYYGVFEAVKSIGDMWINGLVHSVIPNPPPDLHLCWVMIAWVLRRTDIFTDVTRDVITMSTDKIAMTSMLPIPHIVLDKLNNAREYHLGILIQLLNTLPATIAQGCLKEHEEYGSAIGTFAGDVCTESVSLVYNAEMGRMGIHPPPTDPDFSGLSIENIVSQCQKVRGVEGAEYGWAGEHRHCSLWSRAAALLERFQMPGGLDLNEPDLEVLVFLFE; translated from the exons ATGTCGAGCGTTCATGATCTGTGCGAGATGCCTCCCACTGCACTGCCTCCCATTGTGGCTCCTCCGATCAGGTCCACGGAGAATGTCTTTTGCCTCGACCGCCACGGCGATGTGACTCTCGAAATATACGGTCTGCACCCGAAGCTCATTGAAATCCTCCTCTCAGGTTACCTGAGTGTCACCAGAATGATCAGCCTTCCCTTGCTGGTCGGGGAATCTAACGAGGAAGTCGACCCCCAGGGCCGCTCTGTACACTTCCTCCTATCCTCGAGACACCTCATCCTAGGAAGCACGTACTTTGCAGCTCTCCTCCGAAGCATGGACAACGAATGCGGCCGACATATACCACACCACCGATTCGTGCATCGCACCAGAAGCAATGGCGTCGCATTCGTATACATGCTGTGTCTGATCCACTGCCGCAACCACCTGGTCCCCAATGCCGTCCCATACTATATCCTGAGCGACATGGCCATCCTCGTGAACTACTACGGCGTCTTCGAGGCCGTCAAATCTATCGGCGACATGTGGATTAATGGGCTCGTGCACTCCGTAATCCCAAACCCGCCTCCAGACCTCCATCTCTGCTGGGTGATGATCGCCTGGGTACTTCGCAGGACCGACATCTTCACAGACGTGACCCGCGATGTCATAACCATGAGCACGGACAAGATTGCCATGACATCCATGCTCCCAATCCCACACATCGTGCTCG ACAAACTCAACAACGCGCGCGAATACCACCTCGGCATCCTAATCCAGCTTCTCAACACCCTCCCCGCAACAATCGCCCAAGGCTGCCTCAAAGAACACGAAGAGTACGGCAGCGCCATTGGGACGTTCGCCGGGGACGTGTGCACGGAATCCGTCAGCCTCGTGTACAATGCCGAGATGGGCAGAATGGGAATCCACCCGCCGCCCACGGATCCCGATTTCAGCGGCCTCTCGATCGAGAATATCGTCTCGCAATGCCAGAAAGTGAGAGGCGTCGAGGGCGCTGAGTATGGATGGGCCGGGGAACACCGGCACTGTTCGCTTTGGTCGCGTGCTGCGGCCCTGCTTGAGCGCTTCCAGATGCCCGGGGGGCTTGATTTGAATGAGCCGGATTTGGAG gttcttgttttcttgtttGAGTAG